In Silene latifolia isolate original U9 population chromosome X, ASM4854445v1, whole genome shotgun sequence, the following proteins share a genomic window:
- the LOC141618447 gene encoding uncharacterized protein LOC141618447, translated as MGFGKKGKLSQKFIGPYEILDRVGEVAYRIALPPSLDRVHNVFHVSQLRKYVCDLSHVLEVENIELDESLTYAEFPKEILDTKVRNTKNGETVLLKVLWSNHNVEEATWEPEESRESAFLTFLNSGRRVWEGCLPDDVVSLVVSDRNDMR; from the exons ATggggtttggtaagaaagggaagttgagtcagaagtttatcggcccTTATGAGATTCTAGACCGGGTAGGTGAAGTAGCCTATCGGATAGCTTTACCACCATCGCTTGATCGGgtccacaacgtgtttcatgtatcacaactccggaagtatgtgtGTGACTTATCCCATGTGCTTGAAGTTGAGAACATAGAGTTAGATGAGTCTCTAACTTATGCAGAGTTTCCTAAGGAGATCTTGGATACAAAGGTACGCAATACAAAGAATGGTGAGACTGTCTTACTtaaggtactttggtctaatcataatgtggaggaggccacatgggaaccggAGGAGTCTAGAGAGAGCGCTTTCCTCACCTTTTTGaacag TGGTAGGAGAGTTTGGGAAGGTTGTCTTCCTGATGATGTTGTATCTTTGGTTGTTTCTGATCGTAATGATATGAGGTAA